A genomic stretch from Ureibacillus composti includes:
- a CDS encoding DUF6509 family protein: MEITQYSLEEIKDPTNIIEGKRFEFLLDVEVDEEDELFSEAGIEIRVLIGQNGNDFSILNYFITDKTENGFLDLALEDDEEEMILTFCREQLTKEESEEL, encoded by the coding sequence ATGGAAATAACACAATACTCATTAGAAGAAATCAAAGACCCAACGAACATCATAGAAGGAAAACGTTTCGAGTTTTTATTAGATGTTGAAGTGGATGAAGAGGATGAACTATTTTCAGAAGCCGGGATCGAAATACGAGTATTAATCGGACAAAATGGAAATGATTTTAGTATTCTAAACTATTTCATCACAGATAAAACAGAAAATGGATTTTTAGATTTGGCTTTAGAAGATGATGAAGAAGAAATGATTTTAACATTTTGTCGAGAACAATTAACCAAAGAGGAATCTGAAGAACTATAA
- a CDS encoding DHHA1 domain-containing protein, producing MRELFYYQDSMIKDFTAKVVRTGVDLDGRPYVVLSNTAFYPTGGGQPHDTGFINELKVIDVEKVDEEIRHYIEGELSTLTEEVRGVLDWARRFDHMQQHTGQHILTAAFVELFDFATVSFHLGSELVTIDLNTEHVTDEQLTLAENRANEIILENRPIETKWVTKEELSHYHLRKDVAVDEDIRLVIIPDFDYNGCGGTHPYSTGLVSSIKIMGTEKMKKNIRVSFVCGKRVLDQLAMRKRVLSDVARQLSVPEETAYEALTKVLHSAKANEKALSEAHDALLEYEAKELLKNNQHPLVAITFQNRTVQTLQKLARFIVSQNNEAIALLVSENEDKLQFVAARGSNVARSMKEVCGAILPLINGKGGGNDAFVQGGGEKSIPANEVLQLMKNTI from the coding sequence ATGAGAGAATTATTTTATTACCAAGATTCAATGATTAAAGATTTTACTGCTAAAGTTGTTCGAACAGGTGTGGATTTAGATGGCCGTCCCTATGTGGTACTTTCAAACACAGCCTTTTATCCGACAGGCGGTGGACAGCCACACGATACGGGCTTTATCAATGAGTTGAAAGTTATTGATGTAGAAAAAGTAGATGAGGAAATTCGCCACTATATTGAAGGTGAACTGTCTACTCTTACTGAGGAAGTACGCGGTGTATTGGACTGGGCACGCCGTTTTGACCATATGCAACAACATACAGGCCAGCATATATTAACAGCTGCTTTTGTAGAACTGTTTGATTTTGCTACAGTCAGTTTCCATTTAGGAAGTGAATTAGTAACGATTGATTTAAATACAGAACATGTCACGGACGAGCAACTTACACTTGCTGAAAATCGCGCGAATGAAATTATTTTAGAAAACCGTCCGATTGAAACAAAGTGGGTAACGAAAGAAGAACTCTCTCATTATCACCTTCGAAAAGATGTTGCAGTAGATGAAGATATTCGCCTAGTCATCATTCCTGACTTTGATTACAACGGATGTGGTGGTACTCACCCATATTCAACTGGTCTAGTAAGTAGCATAAAAATTATGGGAACAGAAAAAATGAAAAAGAATATTCGAGTTTCCTTTGTATGCGGCAAACGTGTTCTTGATCAATTAGCCATGCGAAAAAGAGTTCTTTCAGACGTTGCTCGCCAGTTAAGTGTGCCTGAAGAAACCGCATATGAAGCATTAACTAAAGTTTTACACTCAGCAAAGGCCAATGAAAAGGCACTTAGCGAAGCGCATGATGCTTTACTAGAATATGAAGCAAAGGAGTTACTTAAAAATAACCAACATCCACTTGTCGCTATTACGTTCCAAAATCGCACGGTGCAAACCTTACAAAAGCTAGCTCGCTTCATTGTTTCTCAAAACAACGAGGCTATTGCATTACTTGTTTCAGAAAATGAAGACAAACTACAATTCGTTGCAGCACGGGGATCAAATGTTGCTCGAAGTATGAAGGAAGTATGCGGAGCGATCCTCCCACTTATTAATGGTAAGGGGGGTGGGAATGATGCCTTTGTACAGGGGGGCGGAGAAAAATCTATTCCTGCAAATGAAGTGCTTCAACTTATGAAAAACACCATATAA
- a CDS encoding CaiB/BaiF CoA-transferase family protein translates to MSVLKGLKILDFSSVLPGSLATKMFADYGAEIIHVESTRKVDLMRIMPPYNEGQESYVHQYVNRSKRSISLNLKEPEAVELIKMLIKEYDIVIEAFRPGVMKELGLDYDSLKEVNPKLIYCSITGYGQNGPYRNRPGHDNNYLSVAGVLEHSRLRGKKPVAMGIQIADIAGGSMHAAVGVLAAALYRERTGEGKYIDISMTDAVFSMNALYGAAFLGSGHLPKPEEEILNGGTFYDYYQTKDGRYFSVGSLEPQFRKILCEALDIPELIQSTFNDSSYTQKRFKEAVSDAFLSKNFDEWLKIFNEEFHGCVEPVLTIEEACAHPQIKARNMLIEIPLNDGTTQKQIGAPIKFSEVEPTYRFVGAKLGEHTDEILLECGLTAEQISSLRKKGVLQ, encoded by the coding sequence ATGTCGGTTTTAAAGGGGTTAAAAATTCTCGATTTTTCATCAGTTCTTCCTGGGTCACTTGCTACAAAAATGTTTGCAGATTATGGTGCAGAAATTATACATGTAGAGTCAACCCGTAAAGTAGATTTAATGCGGATTATGCCCCCGTATAATGAAGGCCAAGAATCTTATGTTCATCAGTACGTCAATCGCTCAAAACGATCTATAAGTTTAAATTTGAAAGAGCCAGAAGCTGTAGAGCTTATTAAAATGCTAATAAAGGAATATGACATTGTAATTGAAGCATTTCGGCCAGGTGTGATGAAAGAGTTGGGACTCGACTATGATTCACTAAAAGAGGTGAATCCGAAATTAATTTATTGTTCGATTACTGGCTATGGACAAAATGGTCCTTATAGAAATCGACCAGGTCATGATAATAATTATCTTTCTGTGGCGGGTGTACTTGAACATTCCCGGTTAAGGGGTAAAAAACCTGTAGCAATGGGTATACAAATTGCAGATATAGCAGGAGGGTCAATGCATGCAGCGGTAGGGGTGCTAGCTGCAGCGTTGTACCGTGAAAGAACTGGTGAAGGAAAGTATATTGATATTTCTATGACGGACGCAGTGTTTTCAATGAATGCATTATATGGTGCAGCATTTTTAGGGAGCGGACACTTACCAAAACCAGAGGAAGAGATTCTAAATGGCGGAACCTTTTATGATTACTATCAAACAAAAGATGGTCGATACTTTTCAGTAGGCAGTTTAGAACCTCAGTTCCGAAAGATACTTTGTGAAGCTTTAGATATACCTGAGCTTATCCAAAGTACCTTCAATGATTCTTCTTACACACAAAAGCGTTTTAAAGAAGCAGTCAGTGATGCATTCTTATCAAAAAACTTTGATGAATGGTTAAAAATATTTAATGAAGAATTTCATGGTTGTGTTGAGCCAGTGCTTACCATTGAGGAAGCTTGTGCACATCCGCAAATAAAGGCGAGAAATATGCTTATTGAAATTCCTTTAAATGATGGAACAACACAAAAACAAATAGGTGCACCAATCAAATTTAGCGAAGTTGAACCAACGTATAGGTTCGTTGGGGCAAAATTAGGGGAACATACTGATGAAATTCTATTAGAGTGTGGACTAACTGCCGAACAAATTTCTTCGTTAAGAAAAAAGGGAGTTTTACAATAG